From a single Okeanomitos corallinicola TIOX110 genomic region:
- a CDS encoding DUF2887 domain-containing protein: MHTDTIFYQIFLTFHTLLFELLGEPTENAVGYEFTSVEVKEKAFRFDGIFMPDNVEKPIYFVEVQFQNKPEFYWKLITEINIYLNQYKPKQDWQAVALFAKRSLDVAELTNYQQELVNNGRIKRIYLDEIPSGSIGMGLIELIVSKENQAPELVKNLMNRTKTEIANNTEREGIIDLLETVLLSKFSQLTRQEIEVMFLVNDIKQTKVYQEAKQEEATNLLLRQLSKRFGKLTDSYIQTISNLTIEQLEDLGEALLDFGNINDLDEWLKSQT; the protein is encoded by the coding sequence ATGCACACAGACACAATATTTTATCAAATCTTCCTCACCTTCCACACTTTATTATTTGAATTACTCGGAGAACCTACAGAAAATGCAGTAGGTTATGAATTTACCTCTGTAGAAGTCAAAGAAAAAGCCTTCCGATTTGATGGAATATTCATGCCAGATAATGTGGAAAAACCCATTTATTTTGTTGAGGTACAATTTCAAAACAAACCAGAATTTTACTGGAAATTGATTACAGAAATCAACATTTATCTCAATCAATATAAACCCAAACAAGATTGGCAAGCTGTAGCTTTATTTGCAAAACGTAGTTTGGATGTGGCAGAATTGACTAATTACCAACAAGAATTGGTTAATAATGGTCGCATCAAACGAATTTATTTAGATGAAATACCATCAGGTTCAATTGGGATGGGGTTAATTGAATTAATTGTCAGTAAAGAAAATCAGGCACCAGAATTAGTCAAAAACTTGATGAACAGAACCAAAACAGAAATTGCCAACAACACAGAAAGAGAAGGTATCATAGATTTATTGGAAACTGTATTGCTGTCCAAGTTTTCACAATTAACCCGTCAGGAGATAGAAGTGATGTTTTTAGTCAATGATATTAAACAAACTAAGGTATATCAAGAAGCGAAGCAAGAAGAAGCAACGAATTTACTTTTGCGTCAGTTATCCAAGCGGTTTGGAAAATTGACAGATAGTTATATCCAAACCATTAGCAATTTGACAATAGAACAGTTAGAAGACTTGGGAGAAGCATTGTTAGATTTTGGGAATATTAATGATTTAGATGAGTGGTTAAAATCCCAAACCTAA
- a CDS encoding DNA polymerase III subunit alpha, translating to MSFVPLHIHSDYSLLDGASQLPELVDQAISLDMQAIALTDHGVMYGAVELIKICRSKTIKPIIGNEMYILNGDIEKQDRKRPKYHQVVLAKNTKGYKNLVKLTTISHLQGFQGKGIFARPCINKDLLKQYHEGLIVTSACLGGEIPQAILSNRPEIARRIAKWYKEVFGEDFYLEIQDHGSQEDRIVNVEIVKIARELGIKFIATNDSHYISCFDVEAHDALLCIQTSKLITEDKRMRYSGTEYLKSAAEMKLLFRDHLPDDVIEEAIATTVEVADKVEPYHIMDDPKIPTPDIPSGHTPDTYAEEVAWQGLLERLNRKSRNEVEQVYKERLEYELKMLQKMGFSTYFLVVWDYIKFARDNNIPVGPGRGSAAGSLVAYAMKITNIDPVHHGLLFERFLNPERKSMPDIDTDFCIEKRDQVIEYVTKKYGADRVAQIITFNRLTSKAVLKDVARVLDVPYSESDKMAKMIPVVRGKPTKLKVMISDDTPEPEFKARYDNDANVRHWIDMAMRIEGTNKTFGVHAAGVVISAVPLDEIVPLQRNNDGSVITQYFMEDLESLGLLKMDFLGLRNLTLIQKTIDLIEESKGYKIDPDEITGQERKAQHILAKGQHSTLPKEVQKAYSLLESGDLEGVFQLESSGMKQIVRDLKPSNIEDISSILALYRPGPLDAGLIPKFINRKHGREEIEYDTGILEPILNETYGIMVYQEQIMKIAQDMAGYSLGQADLLRRAMGKKKVAEMEKQKEKFIDGSTKNGVKKQVAEQLFADMLKFAEYCLSYETEILTVEYGFLPIGEIVEKQIECNVFSVDKNGNIYTQPIAQWHHRGVQELYEYCLDDGSKIRATKDHKFMTTAGEMLPIDEIFERGLDLLQVPNLPT from the coding sequence ATGTCTTTTGTACCTTTGCACATTCACAGTGATTATAGTCTATTAGATGGTGCTAGTCAGTTACCAGAATTAGTAGATCAAGCAATATCATTAGATATGCAAGCGATCGCCTTAACAGATCATGGTGTCATGTATGGTGCTGTAGAATTAATTAAAATTTGTCGTAGTAAAACCATTAAGCCAATTATTGGTAATGAAATGTATATCCTCAATGGTGACATTGAGAAACAAGACCGCAAGCGTCCTAAATATCATCAAGTTGTCTTAGCTAAAAATACTAAAGGTTATAAAAACTTAGTAAAACTCACCACTATTTCGCATTTGCAAGGATTTCAGGGAAAAGGCATATTTGCTCGACCATGTATTAATAAAGATTTACTCAAACAATATCATGAAGGTTTAATAGTCACCAGCGCTTGTTTAGGAGGAGAAATTCCCCAAGCCATACTTAGTAATAGACCAGAAATAGCGAGAAGAATTGCCAAATGGTACAAAGAAGTATTTGGTGAAGATTTTTATTTAGAAATTCAAGATCATGGTTCACAAGAAGACAGAATTGTGAATGTAGAAATTGTCAAAATTGCCCGTGAATTAGGCATTAAATTTATTGCCACTAACGACTCCCATTATATTTCTTGTTTTGATGTTGAAGCACACGATGCCTTACTTTGTATTCAAACCAGTAAGCTAATTACTGAAGATAAAAGAATGCGATATAGCGGTACTGAATATCTCAAATCAGCCGCAGAAATGAAACTACTATTTCGGGATCATTTACCTGATGATGTCATAGAAGAGGCGATCGCCACAACAGTTGAAGTAGCCGATAAAGTCGAACCTTATCACATCATGGATGATCCCAAAATCCCTACTCCCGACATCCCTTCCGGTCATACCCCTGATACCTACGCCGAAGAAGTAGCATGGCAAGGTTTACTAGAAAGATTAAACCGTAAATCTCGCAACGAAGTAGAACAAGTCTACAAAGAAAGATTAGAATATGAATTAAAAATGTTGCAAAAAATGGGTTTTTCTACCTACTTTTTAGTAGTGTGGGATTACATCAAATTTGCCAGAGATAATAACATTCCCGTCGGTCCCGGTCGGGGTTCTGCGGCAGGTTCATTAGTAGCTTATGCCATGAAAATTACAAACATTGATCCCGTTCATCATGGCTTATTATTTGAAAGATTTTTGAACCCAGAACGGAAATCAATGCCTGATATTGATACAGACTTTTGTATTGAAAAACGAGATCAAGTAATTGAATATGTAACTAAGAAATATGGGGCTGATAGAGTCGCCCAAATTATTACTTTTAACAGATTAACATCAAAAGCAGTCTTAAAAGATGTCGCCAGAGTATTAGATGTTCCTTACAGCGAATCGGATAAAATGGCAAAAATGATTCCGGTAGTCAGGGGAAAACCAACAAAATTAAAAGTAATGATTTCCGATGACACCCCAGAACCGGAATTTAAAGCCAGATATGATAATGATGCCAATGTTCGCCATTGGATAGATATGGCCATGCGCATAGAAGGAACTAACAAAACTTTTGGTGTTCATGCCGCAGGTGTAGTTATTTCCGCAGTACCATTAGATGAAATTGTCCCTTTACAACGCAATAATGATGGTTCAGTAATTACCCAATATTTTATGGAAGATTTAGAATCATTGGGGTTATTAAAAATGGACTTTTTAGGATTAAGAAACCTGACTTTAATTCAAAAAACCATTGATTTAATTGAAGAAAGTAAAGGTTATAAAATAGACCCTGATGAAATTACTGGACAAGAAAGAAAAGCACAACATATATTAGCCAAAGGGCAACATAGTACACTACCTAAAGAAGTACAAAAAGCTTATTCACTATTAGAATCAGGCGATTTAGAAGGAGTATTTCAGTTAGAGTCTTCTGGAATGAAGCAAATAGTTAGAGATTTGAAACCTTCTAACATTGAAGATATTTCTTCTATTTTAGCATTGTACCGTCCTGGTCCATTAGATGCGGGACTAATTCCTAAGTTTATTAACCGTAAACATGGTAGAGAAGAAATTGAATATGACACAGGAATTTTAGAACCGATATTAAATGAAACCTATGGAATTATGGTGTATCAAGAGCAAATTATGAAAATTGCTCAAGATATGGCAGGTTATTCTTTAGGACAAGCCGACTTACTGCGTCGTGCGATGGGTAAAAAGAAAGTCGCAGAGATGGAGAAACAAAAAGAAAAGTTTATTGATGGGTCAACCAAAAATGGAGTGAAAAAGCAAGTAGCAGAACAACTATTTGCGGATATGTTAAAGTTTGCCGAATATTGTTTAAGTTATGAAACTGAAATTTTAACAGTGGAATATGGCTTTTTACCCATTGGGGAAATTGTCGAAAAGCAGATAGAATGTAATGTATTTAGCGTAGATAAAAATGGTAATATTTATACTCAACCGATAGCCCAATGGCATCATCGGGGAGTCCAAGAATTATATGAATATTGTTTAGATGATGGTTCAAAAATTAGGGCAACAAAAGATCATAAATTCATGACTACTGCTGGGGAAATGTTGCCCATTGATGAAATATTTGAGAGAGGTTTAGATTTATTACAAGTCCCAAATTTACCAACCTAA
- a CDS encoding thioredoxin domain-containing protein → MLIIFKNLQIWVTISLICLFLSWSFPAQADIKIDPKLEQQVLEIIRQNPKAIIESVQVYQQEQQQKVQQKRQSFLQDLRRNPQAIIGDSPTTGAKQFQTVLLEFSDFECPYCAEAQKTLKSLLAKYPNQLTLVYKNFPLVQIHDQALPAAKAAYAAEQQGKFWQYHDALFANQEKLGESLYLDIAKNLNLDLEQFKRDRNLADTAIQKDIQLANTLGLSGTPSFIINGKNVSGLVKLSEIEGILTVDK, encoded by the coding sequence ATGTTGATAATTTTTAAAAATCTGCAAATCTGGGTAACTATCAGCTTAATTTGTTTATTTCTTAGCTGGTCATTTCCAGCCCAAGCTGACATCAAAATTGACCCCAAATTAGAACAACAAGTATTAGAAATTATCCGTCAAAATCCTAAAGCAATCATCGAAAGTGTGCAAGTATATCAACAAGAACAGCAACAAAAAGTTCAACAAAAAAGACAAAGTTTTTTACAAGATTTAAGACGCAATCCTCAAGCTATAATTGGTGATTCTCCTACCACAGGTGCAAAGCAATTTCAAACTGTGCTATTAGAGTTTTCTGACTTTGAATGTCCCTATTGTGCCGAAGCACAAAAAACCCTCAAAAGCTTGTTAGCAAAATATCCCAATCAACTTACCTTAGTTTATAAAAATTTCCCCCTTGTTCAAATTCATGACCAAGCTTTACCCGCAGCCAAAGCAGCTTATGCAGCAGAACAACAAGGTAAATTTTGGCAATATCATGATGCTTTATTTGCAAATCAAGAAAAGCTGGGAGAAAGTTTATATTTAGATATTGCTAAAAACTTGAATTTAGATTTAGAACAATTTAAACGTGACCGCAATTTAGCAGATACAGCAATTCAAAAAGATATCCAACTAGCTAACACACTGGGACTTTCTGGAACACCTTCTTTCATTATTAATGGTAAAAATGTGTCCGGTCTGGTGAAGTTATCAGAAATTGAGGGTATCCTCACTGTAGATAAATAA